In Chanodichthys erythropterus isolate Z2021 chromosome 18, ASM2448905v1, whole genome shotgun sequence, the following are encoded in one genomic region:
- the asmt2 gene encoding acetylserotonin O-methyltransferase 2, with translation MAEHLSQSELDYPFKLLEYLNGFRISKAIFSACELGVFDLLLQSQKPLSAAEVAQKLSTSEDGIERLLDVLVAIEIVDVEVVQRTAYYSSTDVANQYLAKTSPKSLHDLIIYYSQTIYPLWNNLVDAVRDGKNQNEKTFGLPSEEIFSAIYRSEEEMLKFMGLMNSTWVIDGHDIVTAFDLSSFKSIIDLGGCSGALARELAKEYPSSTVTVLDLPAVVQTAQRHFTQQDDTICFQEGDFFEGEIPPADLYILARIIHDWKEEKNLTLLRKIHTACHPGGGVLIAEALLFENRRGPTTVQMFSLNMLVQTEGKEHPPSHYTRLLTDAGFRDVQVCRTGKSYDAILALK, from the exons ATGGCTGAGCATTTATCCCAGAGTGAACTAGACTACCCTTTCAAGCTCTTGGAATATCTCAATGGATTCCGGATCTCAAAG GCGATATTCTCAGCTTGTGAGTTAGGGGTGTTCGACCTTCTCCTCCAGTCCCAAAAGCCGCTGAGTGCAGCTGAAGTGGCACAGAAGCTCAGCACCAGTGAAGATGGTATAGAGAGGTTACTGGATGTGCTGGTCGCCATTGAGATTGTGGATGTGGAAGTGGTACAGAGAACAG CTTATTACAGCAGTACAGATGTTGCTAATCAATACCTGGCCAAGACCAGCCCCAAATCTCTACATGATTTGATCATTTATTACTCTCAGACCATCTACCCACTCTGGAACAATCTGGTAGATGCTGTTAG GGATGGAAAGAACCAGAATGAGAAAACCTTTGGCCTCCCATCTGAAGAGATCTTCTCTGCCATATACAG GTCAGAAGAGGAGATGTTGAAGTTCATGGGACTGATGAACTCTACGTGGGTCATTGACGGCCATGACATAGTGACAGCGTTCGATCTTTCTAGCTTCAAGTCCATCATAGATCTAGGAG GTTGCTCTGGTGCATTAGCACGGGAGCTGGCGAAAGAGTATCCTTCCTCCACTGTCACGGTTCTGGATCTCCCAGCTGTGGTCCAGACTGCCCAGCGGCATTTCACCCAACAAGATGACACTATCTGTTTTCAAGAGG GGGATTTCTTTGAAGGAGAAATCCCTCCTGCAGATTTGTACATTCTGGCCAGGATAATTCATGACtggaaagaggaaaaaaatctcacaCTACTGAGGAAGATTCATACAGCGTGTCATCCAG GTGGAGGCGTTCTGATCGCAGAGGCACTGCTGTTTGAGAACCGCCGGGGGCCAACTACGGTTCAGATGTTTTCTCTGAACATGCTGGTCCAGACAGAAGGGAAGGAGCATCCACCCTCTCATTACACACGTCTACTCACGGATGCAGGATTCAGGGATGTGCAGGTCTGTCGAACTGGAAAATCATATGATGCTATTCTGGCACTCAAATGA